A window of Candidatus Vicinibacter proximus contains these coding sequences:
- a CDS encoding DUF4270 family protein encodes MNLSIFKTFKIVRIGYYIVFSTLVILSFDSCDKNETLGNGLISDEWVNAKGVDTFNFSVKPYQQDSLLTAYAGLPGTFLLGKMNDPIFGKVEAEFYSQIRFIPTKERSFLSNKIDSIVMSIRYDTVEFYGDPLKHQKIEVFQLDEPLNQRTKYYSDFKAKLKPTRLGILDQFVPNRSDSVKVTQNNVTTAFYPQLRIPLDTAVFMDILRKMPDTAFTNVDSFIYLFPGIGLVASQDASMMALNPGNSDSRITIYYQINDTTQGQFVFNMGDFAVKAPHIKVDNSTAPAGSFISGQTTGDSLIFIQGMSGGDARLQISYDSNWANKFLNFAVLEFFVAELPGDNLSWFKPSGLLFLQDLSSGKEEDIRDYTIGRNLSRDLTNLSQYLSLCGGNPVTVTENGVNIYRYRFNISAHFQKTIREKKGLDLLITPLYKTESAQRVVLYGNKHSKYPAKLRLVYSE; translated from the coding sequence ATGAATCTAAGTATTTTTAAGACTTTCAAAATTGTTAGAATTGGGTATTACATTGTGTTTTCTACCTTGGTAATATTGAGTTTTGATTCTTGTGATAAAAATGAGACTCTAGGAAATGGATTAATTTCCGATGAATGGGTTAATGCGAAAGGTGTAGACACGTTCAATTTTAGCGTTAAGCCATATCAGCAAGATTCCTTATTAACGGCTTATGCCGGTCTGCCTGGCACATTTTTACTTGGTAAAATGAATGACCCAATTTTTGGTAAAGTTGAGGCAGAATTTTACAGCCAAATACGTTTTATCCCAACCAAGGAGAGAAGTTTTTTATCCAATAAAATAGATTCAATTGTCATGAGTATACGATATGACACGGTTGAATTTTATGGTGATCCGTTAAAACATCAAAAAATTGAGGTATTTCAATTAGATGAACCTTTAAATCAAAGGACAAAATATTATTCCGATTTTAAGGCAAAATTAAAGCCAACACGTTTGGGTATTTTGGATCAATTTGTGCCAAATCGAAGTGATTCTGTAAAGGTTACCCAAAATAATGTGACTACCGCATTTTATCCGCAATTAAGGATTCCATTAGATACAGCTGTGTTTATGGATATACTTCGCAAGATGCCGGATACTGCATTTACAAATGTGGATAGTTTTATATACCTATTTCCCGGTATTGGATTAGTGGCAAGTCAGGATGCTTCAATGATGGCGTTAAATCCAGGTAACAGCGACAGCAGAATCACGATTTACTATCAAATAAACGACACAACTCAAGGACAATTTGTGTTCAATATGGGGGATTTCGCTGTTAAAGCACCGCATATCAAGGTTGACAATTCAACTGCTCCTGCCGGATCTTTTATAAGTGGTCAAACAACTGGTGACAGCCTTATTTTTATACAAGGCATGAGTGGAGGGGATGCCAGGCTTCAAATTTCGTATGATTCTAATTGGGCAAATAAATTTTTAAATTTTGCTGTTCTTGAATTCTTTGTAGCTGAACTTCCAGGAGATAATTTAAGTTGGTTTAAACCATCAGGCTTATTATTTTTACAGGACTTAAGTTCAGGAAAAGAAGAAGATATTAGGGACTATACCATTGGAAGAAATTTATCAAGAGACTTGACCAATTTAAGCCAATATTTGTCCCTATGTGGGGGAAATCCTGTAACTGTTACCGAAAATGGTGTTAATATTTACAGATACAGGTTTAATATTTCTGCACATTTTCAAAAAACCATTAGGGAGAAGAAAGGGTTGGATTTACTTATTACTCCTCTATACAAAACTGAGTCAGCACAAAGAGTAGTTCTGTATGGGAACAAACACTCAAAATATCCAGCGAAACTCAGGCTTGTATACTCAGAATAA
- the rsgA gene encoding ribosome small subunit-dependent GTPase A: MKKGLIIRSTGSWYELIDQETNNKYSCRTAGKMKLLKKDLSNPIGVGDFVEFEPESENQGIIHKIEPRKNYIVRQSPKNKHQLHLIAANIDLAVLVTTLIQPTFKPGFIDRFLITTEPQNIPVLIVFNKSDLWKESEFQLFEDCKSIYRHITAGLLEVSTVTLKNIELLKKNLLGKTCLVAGQSGVGKSSLLNVLQPGIGLRTSDISSSSGKGTHTTTFAEMFILEDGSRVIDTPGIKSLSFNNLEIMDVAHNFKEFFETSVGCRFGSKCTHRNEPECAVKMAIESGHISFQRYQNYINLIDEIESQNYWERNKKF, from the coding sequence ATGAAAAAGGGGCTTATAATTCGCTCAACCGGCAGCTGGTATGAACTTATTGACCAGGAAACCAATAATAAATACAGCTGTCGCACAGCCGGTAAGATGAAATTATTGAAAAAAGATCTTTCCAACCCAATTGGAGTAGGTGATTTTGTCGAATTTGAACCAGAAAGTGAAAATCAGGGTATTATCCACAAAATTGAACCGAGAAAAAATTACATTGTACGCCAAAGTCCAAAGAATAAACATCAATTGCATTTAATTGCCGCTAATATTGATTTGGCAGTCTTAGTCACCACTTTAATTCAACCTACTTTCAAACCAGGGTTCATTGATCGATTCCTAATCACAACAGAGCCCCAAAACATTCCTGTTTTAATTGTTTTTAATAAATCTGATCTTTGGAAAGAAAGTGAATTTCAATTATTTGAAGATTGCAAATCTATATATAGACATATAACCGCCGGACTTTTAGAGGTATCCACGGTCACATTAAAAAATATAGAATTATTAAAGAAAAATTTACTTGGCAAAACTTGCCTGGTTGCTGGCCAATCAGGTGTTGGAAAAAGCAGTTTGCTAAATGTTTTACAACCTGGTATTGGTTTGAGAACTTCTGATATTTCAAGTTCAAGTGGCAAAGGAACACACACAACCACCTTTGCTGAAATGTTTATTCTTGAGGATGGTTCGCGCGTCATTGACACCCCTGGAATCAAATCACTAAGTTTTAATAATCTTGAAATAATGGATGTCGCTCATAATTTCAAAGAGTTTTTTGAAACTTCGGTTGGATGCCGATTTGGATCCAAATGCACGCATAGAAATGAACCCGAGTGTGCCGTTAAAATGGCAATTGAATCCGGACATATTTCATTTCAAAGGTATCAAAACTATATCAACCTTATCGATGAAATCGAATCGCAAAACTACTGGGAAAGAAATAAAAAATTCTGA
- a CDS encoding cysteine--tRNA ligase has product MSRSITIYNSLSREKETFKPIVEGRIGMYVCGPTVYNDVHLGNCRTFTSFDIIYRYLLYAGFKVRYVRNITDVGHLLDNGEDRMAKGARLEQLEPMEVSQKYTNGFHEMMKIFNNLSPSIEPRATGHIIEQIKMTEDILSRGFAYLKNGSVYFDTPKFIKEGYPYGQLSGRIVEELVAESRDNLKNQDEKNHPADFALWIKASEEHIMRWESPWSIGFPGWHLECSAMSTKYLGETFDIHGGGNDLKFPHHENEIAQSMGSCGHPPANYWLHTNMLLLNGKKMSKSDGNTISPQELFSGNSEHISKAYSPMAIKFFMLQAHYRSPLDITDEALQAAEKGYKRLMDAFNLVTNLNPDLPASGVRDQEILSIIDQSLMYMDDDFNVPNALASLFELATMINSFNDGHIKLNEIGLDVWRNMKNHFKVLISDVFGLQDEHSIEDGSTTNGLMNLIIDLRKDIRERKDWASADKIRDSLLALGIQLKDGKDGTSWKKN; this is encoded by the coding sequence ATGAGTCGTTCTATCACAATTTATAACAGCCTTTCAAGAGAAAAAGAGACTTTTAAACCTATTGTTGAAGGAAGAATAGGAATGTATGTTTGTGGACCAACAGTTTATAATGACGTACACCTAGGTAATTGTAGGACCTTTACTTCGTTTGACATTATCTACAGGTATCTGCTCTATGCCGGATTTAAGGTCCGCTATGTGAGAAACATTACAGATGTAGGCCATTTGTTGGATAATGGGGAAGATCGAATGGCAAAAGGTGCCAGATTGGAGCAATTAGAACCCATGGAAGTTTCCCAGAAGTACACCAATGGATTCCATGAAATGATGAAAATTTTTAACAACCTTTCTCCAAGTATTGAGCCTAGGGCTACTGGCCACATAATCGAACAAATAAAAATGACCGAGGATATACTTTCCAGAGGATTCGCTTATCTGAAAAATGGCTCGGTATATTTTGATACGCCAAAATTTATTAAAGAGGGTTATCCTTATGGACAATTAAGTGGTCGAATAGTGGAGGAATTAGTGGCTGAATCCAGAGACAATCTGAAAAATCAAGATGAAAAAAATCACCCGGCCGATTTTGCTCTATGGATTAAAGCTTCAGAGGAACATATTATGCGCTGGGAATCACCTTGGTCAATTGGATTTCCCGGATGGCATTTGGAATGTTCTGCCATGAGTACCAAGTACTTGGGTGAGACCTTCGACATTCATGGAGGTGGCAATGACTTAAAATTTCCTCATCATGAGAATGAAATAGCACAAAGTATGGGGTCGTGCGGTCATCCACCGGCAAATTATTGGTTGCATACCAATATGCTCCTATTAAATGGAAAAAAGATGTCCAAAAGTGACGGCAATACTATTAGTCCACAGGAGTTATTTAGTGGAAACAGTGAACATATTAGTAAAGCTTATTCACCAATGGCTATTAAGTTTTTTATGCTCCAGGCACATTATCGGAGCCCGTTGGATATTACCGATGAAGCTCTGCAGGCAGCTGAAAAGGGGTATAAAAGATTAATGGATGCTTTTAATTTAGTGACTAATTTAAATCCTGATCTGCCCGCTTCAGGAGTAAGAGACCAGGAGATATTAAGCATAATTGATCAAAGTCTCATGTATATGGATGATGATTTCAATGTTCCAAATGCTTTAGCTTCATTATTTGAATTGGCTACTATGATCAATTCATTTAATGATGGTCATATTAAGTTAAATGAAATTGGTCTGGATGTTTGGCGTAATATGAAAAATCATTTTAAAGTCTTAATCTCTGATGTTTTCGGACTCCAGGACGAACACAGTATAGAAGATGGAAGTACTACAAATGGTCTGATGAATTTAATAATAGATCTCCGTAAGGATATCCGGGAAAGAAAAGATTGGGCTTCAGCTGATAAAATACGAGATAGCCTACTTGCTTTAGGAATTCAGCTTAAGGATGGGAAAGATGGTACGTCTTGGAAAAAAAATTGA
- a CDS encoding redoxin domain-containing protein, with protein MGKMVRLGKKIDLPYKLLLFFFLNKSLFSVLPVFFASCTPKQNNVGHHAPEFENIVWLNGPEQKISNLLGKVVLLRWWTDGCEYCTHSAPSLNDWNINFRDSGLLVIGMYHPKPAPQDVDLNEIYKFIRDKKFVFPIGIDSDWNNLNNYWLSDGPKSFTSVSFLIDKKGKIRHLHPGGEFHKDTIIGHEKCISDYWQMDSIIRVLIAE; from the coding sequence ATGGGAAAGATGGTACGTCTTGGAAAAAAAATTGATCTTCCATACAAGCTCCTTTTGTTCTTCTTTCTGAATAAGTCTCTTTTCTCTGTCCTTCCTGTGTTTTTTGCATCATGCACACCAAAGCAAAATAATGTGGGACACCATGCTCCCGAATTTGAAAATATTGTTTGGCTGAATGGACCTGAACAAAAAATAAGTAATCTGCTGGGAAAAGTAGTGCTTTTACGATGGTGGACTGATGGTTGCGAATATTGTACACATTCAGCGCCAAGTTTAAATGACTGGAATATAAATTTTCGAGATTCAGGTTTGTTGGTCATTGGAATGTATCACCCTAAGCCTGCTCCTCAGGATGTTGACTTAAATGAAATCTATAAATTTATCCGAGATAAGAAATTTGTCTTCCCAATTGGCATTGATTCGGATTGGAATAATTTAAATAATTACTGGTTAAGTGATGGTCCAAAATCCTTTACTTCTGTGAGTTTCTTAATAGACAAAAAAGGTAAAATCAGACATCTCCATCCCGGTGGTGAGTTTCATAAAGACACAATTATAGGCCATGAGAAATGTATTTCAGATTACTGGCAAATGGATAGCATCATAAGGGTTTTAATCGCTGAATAG
- a CDS encoding VWA domain-containing protein translates to MEELLTQVYSVERAAGIGKTQHSIKRWLDGIRTYFPPGVIRLLQQDALERQGVKEMLLEPELLEKIEPNINMVATILTLQELLPDKTKAVAKILIRKLVEETSKKLKPKLSNAIQSALTGRSKAINPQHAKIDWKRTIGSNLKHYQKSSKRVIPERWYGYHKGNQLPEIVLLIDKSESMINSAIYASIIGSILVSLKSIKTHLIFFDTSITDVSGLYKDPVDILFSVPMGGGTDIGLALNYVHQKIKSHSKTILFLISDLDDGGKHKDLFGICSVLLQLGLKMHCILALDDEGKPDYNVSVGQKLANMGLPVFSCAPSEFPEILAKEINKISS, encoded by the coding sequence ATGGAAGAATTATTAACCCAAGTTTATTCTGTGGAAAGAGCTGCTGGGATAGGAAAAACTCAGCATAGTATCAAGCGATGGTTAGATGGTATAAGGACATATTTTCCACCTGGGGTAATTAGATTATTGCAACAAGATGCACTAGAGCGACAGGGAGTTAAGGAAATGCTTCTTGAGCCTGAACTCCTCGAGAAAATTGAACCAAACATTAATATGGTTGCAACGATATTAACGTTACAAGAATTACTTCCGGATAAAACGAAAGCGGTAGCAAAGATATTAATTAGAAAGTTGGTTGAGGAAACTTCAAAAAAGTTGAAACCAAAACTTTCGAATGCAATTCAATCAGCATTAACGGGAAGAAGTAAGGCGATCAATCCTCAGCATGCAAAGATTGATTGGAAAAGAACTATTGGATCAAATTTAAAGCATTACCAAAAAAGCAGTAAAAGGGTAATTCCTGAAAGGTGGTATGGTTATCATAAAGGAAACCAATTGCCAGAAATTGTTTTATTGATTGATAAGAGCGAATCCATGATCAACAGCGCAATTTACGCAAGTATAATAGGATCAATATTGGTTTCCTTAAAAAGTATTAAAACACATTTAATTTTTTTTGATACCTCAATCACAGATGTATCAGGATTATATAAAGATCCAGTGGATATTTTGTTCAGCGTACCAATGGGGGGAGGAACAGATATCGGATTGGCTTTAAATTACGTACATCAAAAAATAAAAAGTCATTCAAAGACCATACTATTTCTAATTTCTGATCTTGACGATGGAGGGAAACACAAAGACCTGTTTGGGATTTGTAGTGTCCTTCTTCAACTCGGATTAAAAATGCATTGTATACTTGCGCTTGATGATGAAGGCAAACCTGATTATAATGTATCTGTAGGTCAAAAGCTTGCTAACATGGGTCTTCCAGTGTTTAGTTGCGCTCCAAGTGAATTTCCTGAGATTCTTGCAAAGGAAATAAACAAAATTAGCAGTTAA
- the ddlA gene encoding D-alanine--D-alanine ligase — protein sequence MEKINLGIICGGKSAEHEISLRSGRSIVEALDRNKYNIILIIIDKNGRWFLNQEQQFLSGVENLEKLENPKIDSEIMLVKRNNLISTIDKKTNQNLNHLDVVFPILHGTFGEDGTVQGMLKALDIPFVGVDILASAVGMDKDIAKRLWRDSGIAVADFICVHRKNKDELKFQAVVERLGLPLFVKPANAGSSVGVHKVNTNIEFESAISDAFQYDKKILIEEAIEGREVECAILGNENPMASVVGEIIAQAEFYSYEAKYIDADGAKLVIPALISKEEEHNIQEAAIKAFQIIGCEGLARVDFFLKPDGTVVINEINTMPGFTSISMYPKLWEASGIPYGQLLDRLIELAIERHSRDSRLKTSF from the coding sequence ATGGAAAAAATTAATTTAGGAATTATCTGTGGTGGAAAATCAGCCGAGCATGAAATTTCCCTACGATCTGGGAGAAGCATTGTAGAGGCACTCGACAGAAATAAATACAATATCATTTTGATAATAATTGATAAAAATGGAAGGTGGTTTTTAAATCAAGAGCAACAATTTTTGTCTGGGGTAGAAAATTTGGAAAAGCTCGAAAATCCTAAAATTGATTCAGAAATAATGTTAGTCAAGCGGAATAATTTAATTTCTACAATAGATAAGAAAACTAACCAGAATCTTAATCATCTAGATGTTGTTTTCCCAATTTTACATGGAACATTTGGTGAAGATGGTACTGTTCAAGGGATGCTTAAAGCCTTGGATATCCCTTTTGTAGGGGTGGATATTCTGGCTTCAGCTGTAGGGATGGATAAAGATATTGCAAAGAGACTTTGGAGAGATTCGGGAATTGCAGTTGCAGATTTCATTTGTGTGCACAGGAAAAATAAAGATGAATTGAAATTTCAGGCGGTGGTAGAAAGACTAGGATTACCACTTTTTGTTAAACCCGCAAATGCCGGCTCTTCAGTTGGTGTGCATAAAGTTAATACCAATATAGAATTTGAATCTGCAATATCAGATGCATTTCAATACGATAAAAAAATTCTTATTGAAGAGGCAATTGAGGGTCGGGAGGTGGAGTGTGCGATTTTAGGAAATGAAAATCCAATGGCTTCGGTGGTAGGAGAAATTATTGCTCAGGCAGAATTTTATTCTTATGAGGCCAAGTACATTGATGCAGATGGAGCTAAGTTGGTTATCCCAGCATTAATATCCAAGGAGGAAGAGCACAACATTCAGGAAGCTGCAATAAAGGCATTTCAGATAATTGGATGCGAAGGTCTTGCCAGAGTTGATTTCTTTCTAAAACCAGATGGAACTGTTGTTATAAACGAAATCAATACTATGCCGGGCTTTACCAGTATAAGTATGTATCCAAAGTTATGGGAAGCCAGTGGTATTCCTTATGGCCAATTATTGGATAGACTTATTGAGTTAGCTATAGAGAGACACAGTAGAGATTCGAGGTTAAAAACCAGTTTTTAA
- a CDS encoding geranylgeranylglyceryl/heptaprenylglyceryl phosphate synthase — protein sequence MQKHILNQLLKKKSLGIRSMAVLIDPDHQKMQNIDDIILEANACSIDYFFIGGSLILQDRMDEVLKLIREQSTIPSIIFPGSGFQINVQADALLFLSLVSGRNPEFLIGKHVEVAPKLHSSKIEVISTGYMLIDGGSSNTASYISQTLPIPHDKTEIAVATALACQFLGFHLLFMDAGSGAKRSVSLQQISKVSEVGDLPLIVGGGIKSGEQAYEMLKAGADVLVIGNAIEEKPKLIREISAAVKQINALDLRRV from the coding sequence ATGCAAAAACACATTCTCAATCAACTTTTAAAGAAAAAAAGCCTGGGTATAAGGAGTATGGCTGTTTTGATCGATCCTGATCATCAAAAAATGCAAAATATTGATGACATTATTTTAGAGGCTAATGCATGTTCAATTGATTACTTTTTCATTGGTGGAAGCCTTATATTGCAGGATCGGATGGATGAGGTGCTTAAACTTATTAGAGAACAATCGACCATCCCAAGCATAATTTTTCCTGGAAGTGGGTTTCAGATTAATGTACAGGCGGATGCGTTACTTTTTCTTTCTTTAGTTTCGGGAAGAAACCCGGAATTTCTAATTGGCAAACATGTTGAGGTAGCTCCAAAGCTGCATAGCTCTAAAATAGAAGTAATTTCAACGGGGTACATGCTTATTGATGGCGGATCCAGCAATACAGCTAGTTATATTTCTCAAACCTTGCCCATACCTCATGATAAAACTGAAATTGCTGTTGCAACAGCTTTAGCTTGTCAGTTTTTGGGTTTTCATTTGTTATTTATGGATGCAGGTAGTGGCGCCAAGCGAAGTGTTTCGTTACAACAAATAAGTAAAGTCTCTGAAGTAGGTGACCTGCCATTAATTGTTGGAGGCGGTATTAAATCTGGTGAGCAAGCTTATGAAATGTTAAAAGCTGGTGCTGATGTGCTTGTTATAGGAAATGCGATTGAAGAAAAACCAAAGCTCATCAGGGAAATTAGCGCAGCAGTAAAACAAATTAACGCATTGGATCTTAGGAGGGTGTAA
- a CDS encoding glycogen/starch synthase gives MSKNRVLYITQEMDPYLDQDGIGSLIQKLPAFAQDSGMEIRILMPRFGTINERRHRLHEVVRLSGMNIIIDDDDYALIIKVASLPGSRIQVYFLDNDEFFKRKFVFEDESGQPFEDNQDRMIFFCKGAIETVKKFGWAPDVVHCHGWMTSLIPFYLKTVYKNDPVFKQSKVVFSLYEKSLESNFNDEFFKKAAINNLKADQLSPFKNGTGITLQKGAIQFADGIIQGTQEISENLRLAVESLNKPFIETPAENYLPDYIDFYKTILS, from the coding sequence ATGAGTAAAAACAGAGTTTTATACATAACACAAGAAATGGACCCCTATTTAGATCAGGATGGTATAGGTTCACTGATTCAAAAGCTGCCAGCCTTTGCGCAAGACAGTGGAATGGAAATCAGGATTTTAATGCCAAGATTTGGGACGATAAATGAGAGAAGACATCGTCTTCATGAAGTGGTTAGGCTTAGTGGGATGAACATCATAATCGACGACGATGACTATGCACTCATTATTAAGGTCGCCTCACTTCCTGGATCTCGTATTCAAGTTTACTTTTTGGATAACGATGAATTTTTTAAAAGAAAGTTTGTTTTCGAAGATGAAAGTGGCCAACCATTTGAGGATAATCAGGATCGGATGATCTTTTTCTGTAAGGGGGCAATAGAGACAGTTAAAAAGTTTGGGTGGGCTCCGGATGTAGTTCACTGTCATGGATGGATGACTAGTTTGATTCCTTTTTATCTTAAAACTGTGTATAAAAATGATCCTGTGTTTAAGCAATCCAAAGTAGTTTTCTCATTGTATGAAAAAAGCCTGGAATCAAATTTTAATGATGAATTCTTTAAAAAAGCAGCAATTAACAATTTGAAAGCTGATCAACTTAGTCCATTTAAAAATGGAACGGGAATTACTTTACAGAAGGGGGCAATACAGTTTGCAGATGGAATCATCCAGGGCACCCAAGAAATTTCAGAAAATCTAAGGCTGGCAGTTGAAAGTTTGAATAAGCCATTTATTGAAACACCGGCAGAAAATTATTTACCAGACTATATTGATTTTTATAAGACTATTTTATCCTAG